The following proteins come from a genomic window of Carassius auratus strain Wakin unplaced genomic scaffold, ASM336829v1 scaf_tig00017182, whole genome shotgun sequence:
- the LOC113075566 gene encoding beta-1,3-galactosyl-O-glycosyl-glycoprotein beta-1,6-N-acetylglucosaminyltransferase 7-like — translation MVQLENTKCSFLVCLVVCVLICSAIYLNAKIPKISLPFTDWSSQTTPAPESCDILPPATPGFTWQQKDHNFSYETKPDANCTLLQSDLHFIMEPLSKEEEDFPLAFIITIHKELETFVRLLRAIYAPQNVYCIHIDAKAAEEYKTSIRNLVGCFPNVFVVSVNVNVTYAGFSRLQADINCMKDLVKSPTKWKRVINLCGQDFPIQTNLELVRYMQGPEWKDRNITPGIKQPPTMKHRTQFQYEEVKGTHVAPKGKGQKKGPPPHNLTIYFGTAYYSLTRPFVEFVLTDKLAKDLLEWSRDTFSPDEHYWVTLNHMKEAPGSYVEGEWQGNVRAIKWKDQEGTAHQGCKGRYIRDICVYGIGDLQWLIESENMFANKFETASFPEALHCLELWHRHKVLQHAMVPIQPSWRLTTEVKVINSTLISKPDD, via the exons ATGGTCCAGCTTGAGAACACCAAGTGCAGTTTTCTCGTCTGCCTAGTAGTCTGCGTCTTAATATGTTCTGCCATCTACCTGAACGCAAAAATACCCAAAATCTCTCTTCCATTCACTGACTGGAGCAGCCAAACCACACCAGCACCCGAAAGCTGTGACATACTACCACCTGCGACCCCCGGGTTTACATGGCAGCAAAAAGACCATAACTTCAGCTATGAGACCAAACCGGACGCAAACTGCACTCTATTGCAGTCAGATCTGCACTTTATCATGGAGCCATTGagcaaagaagaagaagacttcCCTTTGGCTTTCATAATCACCATCCACAAAGAGCTGGAAACTTTTGTGCGACTACTGAGAGCCATTTACGCTCCGCAGAATGTGTACTGCATTCACATAGACGCTAAAGCGGCGGAAGAATACAAGACAAGCATCCGAAACCTAGTTGGGTGCTTCCCGAACGTCTTTGTGGTGTCCGTCAATGTAAACGTGACTTACGCTGGCTTCTCCCGTCTGCAGGCTGATATCAACTGCATGAAGGACCTGGTGAAGTCTCCAACAAAATGGAAAAGAGTTATAAATCTGTGCGGCCAGGACTTCCCAATCCAGACCAACCTGGAGCTAGTCCGATACATGCAAGGACCCGAATGGAAAGACAGGAACATTACGCCGGGAATCAAGCAGCCACCCACTATGAAGCACAGGACTCAGTTTCAGTACGAGGAGGTAAAAGGCACCCATGTTGCACCAAAAGGCAAGGGTCAAAAGAAGGGACCACCTCCTCACAACCTAACAATTTACTTCGGGACTGCTTATTACTCCTTGACGAGACCGTTTGTGGAGTTTGTCCTCACAGACAAGTTGGCCAAAGACTTGCTGGAGTGGTCTAGAGACACCTTCAGCCCTGATGAGCATTACTGGGTGACTCTAAATCACATGAAGG AAGCACCTGGCAGTTATGTCGAAGGCGAATGGCAAGGTAACGTTCGTGCAATCAAATGGAAGGACCAAGAAGGTACAGCACACCAGGGCTGTAAAG GGCGATACATCAGAGATATCTGCGTTTACGGGATTGGTGACTTACAATGGCTTATCGAAAGTGAGAACATGTTCGCAAATAAATTTGAGACCGCAAGTTTCCCAGAAGCCCTGCATTGTCTGGAACTGTGGCATCGGCATAAAGTTCTCCAGCACGCCATGGTTCCCATTCAACCATCATGGCGTCTCACCACAGAGGTTAAAGTCATCAACAGCACACTCATTTCAAAACCAGACGACTGA